In Streptomyces sp. NBC_00483, a single window of DNA contains:
- a CDS encoding putative bifunctional diguanylate cyclase/phosphodiesterase: MEPTESAAPDSRLRPRRRARRDTAPRPDCGDGVDGSESGHGESERGGVVNWRKWWRAAGFGADRTGGTPVPGASGPEVAGHEGLLRRGAKDRPADSGSSIDIHTAAGPEQPAPARPRGMDEPLRSLPARPPRSEGAPGVRISGDRATGGGESNGFRTGARPQGDTNSPTGDRVRDGRGVVSGRAVAPGRAQGPLPGTAPAGGRVGMATPARNQYAGQGETSRAALVPLLPGVVVALAAVVLGGGFYWSLRQGHALFPSGTVGWCLAILTGIIVGHLVALGRDRWWGGTGSGAALTLAVLLLYGWVPAGMVSLTVVVLVGIARRHRWRQGLLHGAIDILGIGAGALVLAAFGRVPSVEAPWKPEGWSISAVPEVALAAFAYLLITRTLLWYVHAPPNSGLPTVARTALVRQALVAVALLGIAPLICVVAIALPVLLPLFAIPLIALDSTLWIARARAEEQLRDPLTGLPNRQWLLERTWSALDDAERIGVRSALMLIDLDRFRSVNDTLGHLAGDRLLLQIADRLRAALPRGAEVARLGGDEFAVLLPVADSTTSATRVARNLVATLGSPLDLDGLTLVLEASAGLAVFPDHALDAEGLLRRADVAMYQAKRDRTGVEVYESKRDSNTPDRLGLLGDLRRALDAGDVELHYQPKVRFDGHVAGLEALVRWVHPERGKVPPDEFIAIAESSGLMPHLTEYVLETALGQVARWRAQGLHVPVAVNVSPRDVHTPGFAGAVAARLARHGVPAGSLQLEITEHVLLEDPQRAADTLAGLTGHGVKMSLDDFGTGYSSLVHLRRLPVSELKIDRSFVARLAVDNEDAEIVRCTVDLAHSLGLLVVAEGVEDDETWERLRDLGCDAVQGWLVAAAMPPDETTAWLRARGDRGWQRLPAALPAAPGDECGPLA; the protein is encoded by the coding sequence ATGGAACCGACCGAGAGCGCCGCCCCGGACTCACGCCTGCGCCCGCGTCGACGCGCGCGGCGCGATACGGCACCGCGCCCCGACTGCGGCGACGGAGTCGACGGCAGCGAAAGCGGTCACGGGGAGAGCGAGCGCGGTGGTGTGGTGAACTGGCGCAAATGGTGGCGTGCGGCCGGATTCGGTGCCGACCGGACGGGCGGGACCCCGGTCCCCGGCGCGTCCGGTCCCGAAGTGGCGGGCCACGAAGGGCTGCTGAGGCGCGGAGCGAAGGATCGCCCTGCGGACAGCGGCAGTTCGATCGACATCCACACCGCGGCAGGACCGGAGCAGCCCGCCCCGGCCCGGCCCCGAGGCATGGACGAGCCCCTGCGCAGCCTGCCGGCCCGCCCCCCGAGGTCCGAAGGCGCACCCGGCGTGCGCATATCCGGTGACCGGGCGACGGGCGGCGGGGAGTCCAACGGCTTCAGGACCGGCGCGCGTCCGCAGGGCGACACCAACTCCCCGACCGGCGACCGCGTGCGTGACGGCCGAGGAGTCGTGTCCGGGCGCGCCGTGGCTCCCGGCAGGGCCCAGGGCCCGCTCCCCGGGACCGCCCCCGCGGGCGGCCGGGTCGGAATGGCGACACCCGCGCGCAATCAGTACGCGGGGCAGGGGGAGACATCGCGGGCCGCGCTCGTGCCGCTGCTGCCCGGCGTGGTGGTGGCGCTCGCCGCCGTGGTGCTCGGCGGCGGTTTCTACTGGTCGCTCCGGCAGGGGCACGCGCTCTTCCCGTCCGGCACGGTCGGCTGGTGCCTCGCGATCCTGACCGGGATCATCGTCGGCCACCTCGTCGCGCTCGGCCGCGACCGCTGGTGGGGCGGCACCGGATCCGGCGCGGCCCTCACCCTCGCCGTGCTGCTCCTGTACGGCTGGGTGCCCGCGGGCATGGTCAGCCTCACGGTCGTCGTCCTCGTCGGCATCGCCCGCAGGCACCGCTGGCGCCAGGGCCTGTTGCACGGGGCGATCGACATCCTCGGCATCGGAGCGGGCGCCCTCGTCCTCGCCGCGTTCGGCCGCGTGCCGTCCGTCGAGGCGCCGTGGAAGCCGGAGGGCTGGAGCATCTCGGCCGTGCCCGAGGTGGCCCTCGCGGCGTTCGCGTATCTGCTGATCACCCGCACTCTGCTCTGGTACGTGCATGCACCACCGAATTCGGGGCTGCCGACCGTCGCCCGCACAGCGCTCGTGCGGCAGGCCCTTGTCGCCGTCGCGCTGCTCGGGATCGCGCCGCTGATCTGCGTCGTCGCGATCGCCCTGCCGGTGCTGCTTCCGCTGTTCGCGATCCCGTTGATCGCGCTCGACTCCACGCTGTGGATCGCGCGGGCCCGCGCCGAGGAGCAACTGCGCGACCCGCTCACCGGTCTGCCGAACCGGCAGTGGCTACTGGAGCGGACCTGGAGCGCGCTCGACGACGCCGAGCGGATCGGGGTGCGCAGCGCGCTGATGCTGATCGACCTCGACCGGTTCCGTTCGGTGAACGACACGCTCGGCCACCTCGCCGGTGACCGGCTCCTGCTGCAGATCGCGGATCGGCTGAGAGCGGCACTGCCGCGCGGTGCGGAGGTCGCGCGCCTCGGCGGCGACGAGTTCGCCGTGCTGCTGCCTGTCGCCGACTCCACGACGTCCGCGACGCGCGTGGCCCGCAACCTCGTGGCGACCCTCGGTTCGCCTCTCGACCTGGACGGTCTGACCCTCGTACTGGAGGCGAGCGCGGGACTCGCCGTCTTCCCCGACCACGCGCTGGACGCCGAGGGGCTGCTGCGCCGGGCCGACGTCGCGATGTACCAGGCCAAGCGGGACCGCACCGGTGTGGAGGTCTACGAGTCGAAGCGGGACTCCAACACGCCCGACCGGCTCGGCCTGTTGGGCGATCTGCGGCGCGCGCTCGACGCGGGCGACGTAGAGCTGCACTATCAGCCGAAGGTCCGGTTCGACGGGCACGTGGCGGGCCTGGAGGCGCTCGTACGGTGGGTGCACCCGGAGCGAGGAAAGGTCCCGCCGGACGAGTTCATCGCCATCGCCGAGTCCTCCGGGCTCATGCCGCATCTGACCGAGTACGTCCTGGAGACGGCGCTCGGACAGGTCGCGCGCTGGCGTGCGCAGGGGCTGCACGTGCCGGTCGCGGTCAACGTGTCGCCGCGTGATGTGCACACGCCCGGCTTCGCGGGAGCGGTCGCCGCGCGGCTCGCTCGGCACGGGGTCCCTGCCGGGTCGTTGCAGCTGGAGATAACGGAGCACGTGCTGCTCGAGGACCCGCAGCGGGCGGCGGACACCCTGGCGGGGCTTACGGGGCACGGCGTGAAGATGTCGCTCGACGACTTCGGCACTGGTTACTCGTCGCTGGTCCACCTGCGGCGGCTCCCGGTGAGCGAGTTGAAGATCGACCGGTCGTTCGTGGCCCGGCTCGCCGTGGACAACGAGGACGCGGAGATCGTGCGCTGCACCGTCGACCTGGCGCATTCGCTCGGCCTGCTGGTCGTGGCGGAGGGCGTCGAGGACGACGAGACGTGGGAGCGGCTGCGGGAC